One region of Pseudomonas sp. B21-040 genomic DNA includes:
- a CDS encoding YkgJ family cysteine cluster protein encodes MSEVSPCLNCGACCSHFRVSFFWGECTSAGGTVPDDLVASISPSRVAMLGTDCKPTRCVSLVGNVGSETKCSIYDQRSSTCREFEASWVNGEANVDCDAARAAFGLPALQPEFEIPYEQSA; translated from the coding sequence ATGTCCGAAGTCAGTCCGTGTCTGAATTGCGGTGCCTGCTGTTCCCATTTCCGTGTGTCTTTCTTCTGGGGTGAATGCACCTCGGCCGGGGGAACGGTGCCTGACGATCTGGTCGCTTCAATCAGCCCCAGCCGGGTAGCGATGCTCGGAACAGACTGCAAACCCACCCGCTGCGTCAGCCTGGTGGGCAACGTCGGCAGCGAAACGAAATGCTCGATTTATGATCAACGCTCCAGCACCTGTCGGGAGTTCGAGGCATCGTGGGTCAACGGTGAAGCCAATGTCGATTGCGACGCCGCCCGGGCTGCATTTGGCCTGCCGGCCCTGCAACCCGAGTTCGAAATCCCCTACGAACAAAGTGCCTGA
- a CDS encoding DUF2288 domain-containing protein — protein sequence MNQEPSTLYAKLLGETASITWKELEPFFAKGALLWVDPGLDLIAAAEAVAQDEGEKVAAWLAADKVAKLSETRALDLFERDPQLWAVVVSPWILIQERAAGESVAPK from the coding sequence ATGAATCAAGAACCTAGCACCCTCTATGCCAAGCTGCTTGGTGAAACCGCATCTATTACCTGGAAAGAGTTGGAGCCGTTCTTCGCCAAGGGTGCCCTATTGTGGGTCGACCCCGGCCTGGATTTGATCGCCGCCGCGGAGGCCGTGGCTCAGGATGAAGGCGAGAAAGTGGCCGCCTGGCTGGCCGCCGACAAGGTCGCCAAGCTCTCTGAAACGCGGGCGCTGGATCTTTTTGAACGTGATCCGCAGCTGTGGGCTGTGGTGGTTTCGCCGTGGATTCTGATCCAGGAAAGGGCAGCGGGCGAAAGCGTCGCACCAAAGTAG
- a CDS encoding NAD(P)-dependent oxidoreductase, producing MMSTLPSLGFAGIGLMGLPMCRRLLAAGYPLTVWNRNPAKCAPLVEAGVRQVATPAELGQHADIVMLCLADTAVVREVVFGPAGVAAGAKSGQLLVDFSSLEPGATRDMAKQLSDTTGMSWLDTPVSGGVIGAEAGSLAIMVGGETEDLQRVHTVLMNLGQRVTHMGGVGAGQVTKACNQMIVACNALVIAEVVALAECSGVDARLIAEALAGGFADSKPLQILAPQMAESRFEPVKWHVRTLLKDLDTAVKFSREQGSATPLSGLAAQLMRLHGSQGFLEKDPSTLVQMYREPNSKA from the coding sequence ATGATGTCAACGCTACCTTCGTTGGGGTTCGCCGGGATCGGCTTGATGGGCCTGCCAATGTGCCGGCGCCTGCTGGCTGCGGGCTATCCGCTGACCGTGTGGAACCGCAATCCGGCCAAGTGCGCGCCGCTGGTTGAGGCCGGTGTCCGACAAGTGGCAACTCCGGCTGAGCTGGGTCAGCACGCCGACATCGTCATGCTGTGCCTGGCGGACACCGCCGTTGTACGTGAAGTGGTTTTTGGCCCGGCCGGGGTGGCGGCGGGAGCGAAAAGCGGCCAGTTGCTGGTGGACTTTTCCAGCCTCGAGCCCGGCGCGACACGAGACATGGCCAAACAGCTGAGTGACACAACCGGAATGAGTTGGCTGGATACGCCGGTGTCTGGCGGCGTGATCGGTGCCGAGGCCGGCAGCCTGGCGATCATGGTCGGCGGCGAGACCGAGGACTTGCAGCGAGTGCATACGGTGTTAATGAACCTGGGCCAGCGTGTTACTCACATGGGCGGCGTCGGGGCCGGGCAGGTGACCAAGGCGTGCAATCAAATGATCGTGGCGTGCAATGCGCTGGTCATTGCTGAAGTGGTGGCGCTGGCCGAGTGTTCCGGGGTAGACGCGCGGTTGATCGCCGAAGCGTTGGCCGGTGGCTTTGCCGATTCAAAACCCTTGCAAATTCTCGCCCCGCAAATGGCCGAAAGCCGATTCGAACCGGTGAAGTGGCATGTGCGCACGCTGCTCAAGGATCTCGACACTGCGGTGAAGTTTTCCCGCGAACAGGGCTCGGCGACGCCACTCAGCGGATTGGCTGCGCAATTGATGCGACTGCATGGGAGCCAGGGTTTCCTGGAAAAAGATCCGTCGACGCTGGTGCAGATGTACCGCGAGCCAAATTCAAAGGCATGA
- a CDS encoding branched-chain amino acid ABC transporter substrate-binding protein — translation MTKATKQISKLFAAMVLAGVASHSFAADTIKIGIAGPKTGPVAQYGDMQFSGAKMAIEQINAKGGVDGKKLEAVEYDDACDPKQAVAVANKVVNDGVKFVVGHLCSSSTQPASDIYEDEGVIMITPAATSPDITARGYKMVFRTIGLDSAQGPAAGNYIADHVKPKIVAVLHDKQQYGEGIATAVKKTLEGKGIKVAVFEGINAGDKDFSSMISKLKQANVDFVYYGGYHPELGLILRQSQEKGLKAKFMGPEGVGNDSISQIAKDASEGLLVTLPKSFDQDPANVALADAFKAKKEDPSGPFVFPAYSAVEVIADGIKAAKSEDTAKVAAAIHAGTFKTPTGDLAFDDKGDLKDFKFVVYEWHFGKPKTEASPQ, via the coding sequence ATGACTAAGGCTACTAAGCAGATTTCCAAACTGTTTGCCGCTATGGTTCTGGCCGGGGTTGCCAGCCATTCGTTCGCAGCTGACACCATCAAGATCGGCATCGCCGGCCCTAAGACCGGTCCTGTAGCCCAATACGGCGACATGCAGTTCAGTGGCGCCAAAATGGCCATCGAACAGATCAACGCCAAAGGCGGCGTAGACGGCAAGAAACTCGAAGCCGTTGAATACGATGACGCCTGTGATCCGAAACAAGCGGTAGCGGTAGCGAACAAAGTCGTCAACGACGGCGTCAAGTTCGTGGTCGGTCACCTGTGCTCCAGCTCCACTCAACCGGCTTCGGACATTTACGAAGACGAAGGCGTGATCATGATCACCCCGGCTGCCACCAGCCCGGACATCACCGCTCGTGGTTACAAAATGGTGTTCCGCACCATCGGTCTGGACAGCGCCCAAGGCCCTGCCGCCGGTAACTACATTGCCGATCACGTAAAACCGAAAATCGTTGCTGTTCTGCACGACAAACAGCAATACGGTGAAGGCATCGCCACCGCCGTGAAGAAAACCCTCGAAGGCAAAGGCATCAAGGTTGCCGTGTTCGAAGGCATCAACGCCGGCGACAAAGACTTCTCTTCGATGATCTCCAAGCTCAAGCAAGCCAATGTCGACTTCGTTTACTACGGCGGCTACCACCCGGAGCTGGGTCTGATCCTGCGTCAATCCCAGGAAAAAGGCCTGAAAGCCAAGTTCATGGGTCCGGAAGGCGTGGGTAACGACTCCATTTCGCAGATCGCCAAAGACGCTTCCGAAGGTCTGCTGGTAACCCTGCCGAAATCCTTCGACCAGGATCCGGCCAACGTTGCCCTGGCTGACGCGTTCAAGGCGAAGAAAGAAGACCCGAGCGGTCCGTTCGTGTTCCCGGCCTACTCGGCTGTGGAAGTGATCGCCGACGGCATCAAGGCTGCCAAGTCCGAAGACACCGCCAAAGTGGCTGCTGCCATCCACGCTGGCACCTTCAAAACCCCGACTGGCGACCTGGCGTTCGACGACAAGGGCGACCTGAAAGACTTCAAATTTGTGGTTTACGAGTGGCACTTCGGCAAACCAAAAACTGAAGCTTCGCCTCAGTAA
- a CDS encoding inorganic phosphate transporter — MIDLFSGLDAWVLVSLLLALAFVLAFEFINGFHDTANAVATVIYTKAMPPHLAVFFSGVFNFLGVLLGGVGVAYAIVHLLPVELLINVNTGHGLAMVFSLLAAAITWNLGTWYFGIPASSSHTLIGSILGVGLANALINDIPLADGVNWQKAIDIGASLVFSPMAGFLVAALVLIGLKWWRPLSKMHKTPDQRRKLDDKKHPPFWNRLVLVISAMAVSFVHGSNDGQKGIGLIMLVLIGIVPAQFVLDLSSTTYQIERTRDATLHLSQFYKRNADTLGEYLALGKSIEGDLPEKFRCNPQQTEPTITALLGTLNGVSDYHSLTSESRIEVRRYLLCLDDTARKVGKLPNLNAREKADLDKLRKDLTTTTEYAPFWVILAVALALGLGTMVGWKRVVLTIGEKIGKQGMTYAQGMSAQITTACMIGLANIFSLPVSTTHVLSSGVAGTMVANKSGLQGGTVKTILLAWVLTLPATVALSAGLFWLASKALGS; from the coding sequence ATGATCGATTTATTCAGCGGACTGGATGCTTGGGTGCTTGTGAGCCTCTTGCTCGCCCTGGCCTTTGTCCTCGCCTTCGAGTTCATCAACGGCTTTCATGACACCGCAAACGCGGTGGCCACCGTTATCTACACCAAAGCCATGCCGCCTCACCTGGCGGTGTTCTTTTCCGGTGTGTTCAACTTCCTCGGCGTGCTGCTGGGCGGTGTTGGCGTGGCGTATGCCATCGTCCACCTGCTGCCGGTAGAACTGCTGATCAATGTAAACACCGGTCACGGACTGGCGATGGTGTTCTCGTTGCTCGCCGCCGCCATCACCTGGAACCTGGGCACCTGGTACTTCGGTATCCCCGCCTCCAGCTCCCACACCCTGATCGGTTCGATCCTCGGTGTCGGACTGGCCAACGCATTGATCAACGACATTCCGTTGGCCGATGGCGTGAACTGGCAGAAGGCGATCGATATCGGTGCTTCCCTGGTGTTCTCACCAATGGCTGGCTTCCTTGTCGCGGCCTTGGTGTTGATCGGCCTTAAATGGTGGCGTCCCCTGTCCAAGATGCACAAGACACCGGACCAGCGCCGCAAGCTCGATGACAAGAAGCACCCACCGTTCTGGAACCGCCTGGTATTGGTGATCTCGGCCATGGCCGTGAGCTTTGTGCACGGCTCGAACGACGGCCAGAAAGGTATCGGCCTGATCATGCTGGTGCTGATCGGTATCGTGCCGGCTCAATTCGTACTCGACCTGAGCAGCACGACTTACCAGATCGAACGGACTCGCGATGCGACCCTGCACCTGAGCCAGTTCTACAAGCGCAATGCCGACACCCTGGGTGAATACCTGGCGCTGGGCAAAAGCATAGAAGGTGATCTGCCGGAGAAATTCCGTTGCAACCCGCAACAGACCGAACCGACCATCACCGCCCTGCTCGGCACCCTGAATGGTGTATCGGACTACCACTCGTTGACGTCGGAAAGCCGCATCGAAGTACGTCGCTACCTGCTCTGCCTGGATGACACCGCAAGGAAAGTCGGCAAGCTGCCTAATCTCAATGCCCGCGAAAAGGCTGACCTGGACAAACTGCGCAAAGACCTGACCACGACCACCGAATACGCGCCATTCTGGGTGATTCTGGCGGTAGCACTGGCGTTGGGCCTGGGCACCATGGTTGGCTGGAAACGCGTAGTACTGACCATCGGCGAGAAAATCGGCAAGCAAGGCATGACTTACGCGCAAGGCATGTCGGCGCAGATCACCACCGCGTGCATGATCGGCCTGGCCAACATCTTCAGCCTGCCGGTCTCCACCACCCATGTGCTGTCCTCGGGCGTGGCCGGTACCATGGTCGCGAACAAAAGCGGCCTGCAAGGCGGCACGGTAAAAACCATCCTGTTGGCCTGGGTCCTGACCCTGCCTGCGACCGTGGCCCTGTCGGCCGGCCTGTTCTGGCTGGCGTCGAAGGCACTCGGCAGCTGA
- the ccoM gene encoding cytochrome c oxidase subunit CcoM encodes MFFDNVVIAGVLTVSLMVVFFAGFGFFIWKDSHKRKP; translated from the coding sequence ATGTTTTTCGACAACGTGGTGATCGCCGGGGTGCTGACTGTCAGCCTCATGGTTGTGTTTTTCGCAGGTTTTGGATTTTTTATCTGGAAGGATTCGCATAAGCGCAAACCGTAG
- a CDS encoding MFS transporter — protein sequence MQNSTQAANAWRILFLLFLANLFNFFDRTIPAIIIEPIRMEWHLSDFQLGIVGTAFTLVYAIAGLPLGRMADTGSRRKLMGWGLAVWSGLTAVNGLVGSFWSFLIVRMGVGIGEASYAPAANSLIGDLFPAHRRARAMGIFMLGLPLGLLLAFFTIGAMVKAFDSWRAPFFIAAVPGLILAIFMFFIKEPKRGAAETVQVSQERVERPIRRVLAVPTFLWLVMAGLCFNFATYACNSFLVPMLQRYFLMPLQEAAVATGVIVGVTGLFGLTIGGWVADKIHQRVASGRLLFAAFSLIISTVCTAWALHSGRIEIGVFVAVFSVGWLFAYNFYTCVYTAIQDVVEPRLRATAMALFFAGLYLLGGGLGPVVVGGLSDHFAHTAMLAAGAEQMTEAFKAVGLHDAMYLIPVALFFTMVFLFLASRCFVRDAKRMKAGLVAVVEPGISVATA from the coding sequence ATGCAGAACTCGACCCAAGCGGCGAATGCCTGGCGCATTCTGTTCCTGTTGTTTCTGGCAAACCTGTTCAACTTCTTCGACCGCACCATTCCCGCGATCATCATCGAGCCGATCCGCATGGAATGGCACCTCAGCGACTTTCAGTTGGGGATCGTCGGTACCGCGTTCACCCTGGTCTATGCGATTGCCGGTCTGCCGCTGGGGCGGATGGCCGATACCGGTTCGCGCAGAAAATTGATGGGGTGGGGGCTGGCGGTGTGGAGCGGGTTGACGGCGGTCAATGGGTTGGTGGGCAGCTTCTGGAGTTTCCTGATTGTGCGCATGGGCGTCGGCATCGGTGAGGCCAGTTATGCACCGGCCGCCAATTCGCTGATCGGCGACCTGTTTCCGGCCCACCGCCGGGCGCGGGCGATGGGCATTTTCATGCTGGGTCTGCCGTTGGGGCTGCTGCTGGCATTCTTCACCATTGGCGCCATGGTCAAGGCGTTCGACAGCTGGCGCGCGCCGTTCTTTATCGCGGCAGTGCCGGGGCTGATCCTGGCGATTTTCATGTTCTTCATTAAAGAGCCGAAACGCGGTGCAGCAGAAACCGTACAGGTTTCGCAGGAGCGCGTAGAGCGGCCGATCCGCCGGGTACTGGCGGTGCCGACGTTCCTGTGGCTGGTGATGGCGGGGTTGTGCTTCAACTTCGCGACTTACGCCTGCAACTCATTCCTGGTGCCGATGTTGCAACGCTACTTCCTGATGCCATTGCAGGAAGCGGCGGTGGCGACGGGAGTGATCGTCGGTGTGACCGGTTTGTTCGGCCTGACGATTGGCGGTTGGGTGGCTGACAAGATTCACCAGCGGGTAGCCAGCGGGCGGCTGTTGTTTGCAGCGTTCAGCTTGATTATCTCCACCGTGTGCACGGCTTGGGCGCTGCACTCCGGGCGCATCGAGATCGGCGTGTTTGTGGCGGTCTTCAGCGTGGGCTGGTTGTTTGCCTATAACTTCTATACCTGCGTCTACACCGCGATTCAGGATGTGGTCGAGCCGCGTTTGCGGGCCACGGCGATGGCGCTGTTCTTTGCCGGGCTGTACCTGTTGGGCGGTGGATTGGGGCCGGTGGTGGTGGGCGGTTTGTCCGATCACTTTGCGCACACGGCGATGCTGGCGGCGGGAGCCGAACAGATGACCGAGGCGTTCAAAGCGGTCGGCTTGCACGATGCGATGTACCTGATCCCGGTGGCGTTGTTCTTCACCATGGTCTTTCTGTTTCTGGCGTCGCGGTGTTTTGTGCGCGATGCCAAGCGGATGAAGGCGGGGTTGGTGGCGGTGGTTGAGCCGGGTATTTCTGTGGCGACTGCCTAA
- the livH gene encoding high-affinity branched-chain amino acid ABC transporter permease LivH, producing the protein MPDIYHFFQQLVNGLTIGSTYALIAIGYTMVYGIIGMINFAHGEVYMIGSYVAFIAIAGLSMMGLDSVPLLMTAAFLATIVVTSAYGYSIERIAYRPLRGSNRLIPLISAIGMSIFLQNTVLLAQDSKDKSIPNLIPGNFAIGPGGAHEVLISYMQIVVFVVTFIAMLGLTLFISRSRLGRACRACAEDIKMANLLGINTNNIIALTFVIGAALAAIAAVLLSMQYGVINPNAGFLVGLKAFTAAVLGGIGSIPGAMLGGIVLGVAEAFGADIFGDQYKDVVAFGLLVLVLLFRPTGLLGRPEVEKV; encoded by the coding sequence ATGCCTGACATCTATCACTTTTTCCAACAGCTGGTTAATGGTCTGACCATTGGCAGCACGTATGCCCTGATCGCCATCGGCTATACGATGGTTTACGGCATCATTGGAATGATCAACTTCGCCCACGGCGAGGTGTACATGATTGGTTCCTACGTGGCGTTCATCGCCATCGCGGGCCTGTCCATGATGGGACTCGACAGCGTTCCGCTGTTGATGACTGCCGCTTTCCTCGCGACCATCGTCGTGACCAGTGCCTACGGCTACAGCATCGAACGGATTGCCTACCGCCCCTTGCGCGGCAGCAACCGTCTGATTCCGCTGATTTCCGCCATCGGCATGTCGATCTTCCTGCAGAACACGGTTCTGCTGGCGCAAGACTCCAAGGACAAATCCATCCCCAACCTGATCCCCGGCAACTTTGCCATCGGGCCAGGTGGTGCACATGAAGTGCTGATTTCCTACATGCAAATCGTGGTGTTCGTGGTGACGTTCATCGCCATGCTCGGCCTGACGCTGTTCATCTCCCGCTCTCGCCTGGGTCGCGCCTGCCGTGCCTGTGCCGAAGACATCAAGATGGCCAACCTGCTGGGTATCAACACCAACAACATCATCGCCCTGACCTTCGTCATCGGTGCTGCACTGGCGGCCATCGCGGCTGTGCTGCTGAGCATGCAATACGGTGTGATCAACCCGAACGCCGGTTTCCTCGTCGGCCTCAAGGCCTTCACCGCAGCGGTATTGGGCGGTATCGGCAGCATTCCCGGCGCCATGCTCGGCGGGATTGTGCTGGGGGTAGCGGAAGCCTTTGGTGCCGACATTTTCGGCGACCAGTACAAGGATGTCGTGGCTTTCGGTCTATTGGTTCTGGTGTTGTTGTTCCGGCCAACCGGCCTGTTGGGCCGTCCGGAGGTTGAAAAAGTATGA
- the rapA gene encoding RNA polymerase-associated protein RapA: MAQQYQPGQRWISDSEAELGLGTVLAQDGRLLTVLYPATGDTRQYALRNAPLTRVRFSPGDSITHFEGWKLTVQEVDDVDGLLVYHGLNAQNEVVTLPETQLSNFIQFRLASDRLFAGQIDPLAWFSLRYHTLEHTSRQLQSSLWGLGGVRAQPIAHQLHIAREVADRIAPRVLLADEVGLGKTIEAGLVIHRQLLSGRANRVLILVPENLQHQWLVEMRRRFNLQVALFDEERFIESDATNPFEDTQLALVALEWLVEDEKAQDALFAAGWDLMVVDEAHHLVWHEDKASPEYTLVEQLAETIPGVLLLTATPEQLGQDSHFARLRLLDPNRFHDLAAFRAESENYRPVAEAVQELLDKGRLSPEAHKTIHGFLGNEGEALLTAVNDGDTEASARLVRELLDRHGTGRVLFRNTRAAVQGFPERKLHPYPLPCPDEYLELPLGDHAELYPEVSFQAQPDASEEERWWKFDPRVEWLIDQLKMLKRTKVLVICAHAETAMDLEDALRVRSGIPATVFHEGMNILERDRAAAYFADEEFGAQVLICSEIGSEGRNFQFSHHLVLFDLPSHPDLLEQRIGRLDRIGQKHVIELHVPYLETSPQERLFQWYHEALNAFLNTCPTGNALQHQFGPRLLPLLEEADDGEWQALIDEARTERERLEADLHTGRDRLLELNSGGAGEGDALVEDILEQDDQFALPIYMETLFDAFGIDSEDHSENALILKPSEKMLDASFPLGDDEGVTITYDRNQALSREDMQFITWEHPMVQGGMDLVLSGSMGNTAVALIKNKALKPGTVLLELLYVSEVVAPRSLQLGRYLPPAALRCLLDTNGNDLSARVSFETLNDQLESVPRASANKFIQAQRDQLTPRINAGEDKIFPRHAERVAEAQRRLAADTDEELARLTALQAVNPTVRDSELVALRKQREQGLAMLEKAALRLEAIRVLVAG, from the coding sequence ATGGCGCAGCAGTATCAACCGGGGCAACGCTGGATCAGTGACAGCGAAGCCGAGCTGGGTTTAGGCACCGTTCTGGCACAGGACGGCCGCTTGTTGACCGTGCTCTATCCGGCCACTGGCGACACTCGCCAATACGCGCTAAGGAATGCGCCTCTCACCCGTGTGCGGTTTTCGCCCGGTGATTCCATCACTCACTTCGAAGGCTGGAAACTGACCGTCCAGGAAGTCGACGATGTCGACGGCCTGCTGGTCTACCACGGCCTCAACGCGCAGAACGAAGTGGTGACCCTGCCGGAAACCCAACTGTCGAACTTCATTCAGTTCCGCCTGGCCAGCGACCGCCTGTTCGCCGGGCAGATCGACCCGCTCGCCTGGTTCTCCCTGCGCTACCACACGCTGGAACACACCAGCCGCCAGTTGCAGTCCTCGCTTTGGGGTCTGGGTGGCGTGCGTGCGCAACCTATTGCACACCAATTGCACATCGCACGCGAAGTTGCCGACCGCATTGCGCCGCGGGTTCTGCTGGCGGACGAAGTAGGCCTGGGTAAAACCATTGAAGCCGGTCTGGTGATCCATCGCCAACTGCTCTCGGGTCGCGCCAACCGCGTGCTGATTCTGGTTCCCGAGAACCTGCAGCACCAGTGGCTGGTCGAGATGCGCCGCCGCTTCAACCTGCAAGTCGCGCTGTTCGACGAAGAACGCTTCATCGAAAGCGATGCCACCAACCCGTTCGAAGACACTCAGCTCGCACTGGTTGCGCTTGAGTGGCTGGTGGAAGACGAGAAGGCCCAGGACGCGCTGTTTGCCGCCGGCTGGGACCTGATGGTCGTCGACGAAGCCCACCACTTGGTATGGCACGAAGACAAGGCCAGCCCGGAATATACCCTTGTCGAGCAACTCGCCGAGACCATTCCCGGCGTCCTGCTGCTGACCGCGACCCCGGAACAACTGGGCCAGGACAGCCACTTTGCCCGTCTGCGCCTGCTCGACCCGAACCGCTTCCATGACCTGGCCGCCTTCCGCGCCGAGAGCGAAAATTATCGCCCGGTGGCCGAAGCCGTTCAGGAACTGCTGGACAAGGGGCGCCTGTCGCCTGAAGCACACAAAACCATTCACGGTTTTCTTGGCAACGAAGGCGAAGCCCTGTTGACGGCCGTGAATGACGGCGACACCGAAGCCAGCGCCCGCCTCGTGCGCGAACTGCTGGACCGCCACGGCACCGGCCGCGTGCTGTTCCGTAACACCCGCGCCGCCGTGCAGGGTTTCCCGGAGCGCAAACTGCACCCGTACCCGCTGCCATGCCCTGACGAATACCTCGAATTGCCATTGGGTGATCACGCCGAGCTGTACCCGGAAGTCAGCTTCCAGGCCCAGCCGGACGCCAGCGAAGAAGAGCGCTGGTGGAAATTCGACCCGCGCGTCGAGTGGCTGATCGACCAGCTGAAAATGCTCAAGCGCACCAAAGTGCTGGTGATTTGCGCCCACGCCGAAACCGCCATGGACCTGGAAGACGCCCTGCGCGTGCGCTCCGGCATTCCGGCCACGGTGTTCCACGAAGGCATGAACATCCTCGAACGTGACCGCGCCGCCGCTTACTTCGCCGACGAAGAATTCGGTGCACAGGTGCTGATCTGCTCGGAAATCGGCAGTGAAGGTCGCAACTTCCAGTTCTCGCACCACTTGGTGCTGTTCGATCTGCCATCGCACCCGGACCTGCTGGAGCAGCGTATCGGTCGTCTGGACCGGATCGGTCAGAAACACGTGATCGAATTGCACGTGCCGTATCTGGAAACCAGTCCGCAAGAGCGCCTGTTCCAGTGGTACCACGAAGCGCTGAACGCGTTCCTCAACACCTGCCCGACCGGTAACGCCTTGCAGCATCAGTTCGGTCCACGCCTGCTGCCGTTGCTGGAAGAGGCCGACGACGGTGAGTGGCAAGCGCTGATCGACGAGGCCCGCACCGAGCGTGAGCGTCTGGAAGCCGATTTGCACACGGGTCGCGATCGCCTGCTGGAACTCAACTCTGGCGGTGCCGGCGAAGGCGACGCGCTGGTTGAAGACATTCTTGAGCAAGACGATCAGTTCGCCCTGCCGATCTACATGGAAACCCTGTTCGACGCGTTTGGCATCGACAGCGAAGACCATTCGGAAAACGCACTGATCCTCAAGCCGAGCGAAAAAATGCTCGACGCCAGCTTCCCGCTGGGCGACGACGAAGGCGTGACCATCACCTACGACCGCAACCAGGCACTGTCTCGCGAAGACATGCAGTTCATCACCTGGGAACACCCGATGGTTCAGGGCGGCATGGACCTGGTCCTGTCCGGCTCGATGGGCAACACCGCCGTGGCGCTGATCAAGAACAAGGCACTGAAACCTGGCACCGTATTGCTGGAACTGCTCTACGTCAGCGAAGTGGTTGCACCGCGTTCGCTGCAACTGGGCCGTTACCTGCCGCCGGCCGCCCTGCGCTGCCTGCTCGATACCAATGGCAATGACCTCTCGGCCCGGGTGTCGTTCGAGACCTTGAACGATCAACTCGAAAGTGTGCCGCGTGCCAGCGCCAACAAGTTCATTCAGGCTCAGCGTGACCAGCTGACGCCACGGATCAACGCGGGCGAAGACAAGATCTTCCCGCGTCATGCCGAGCGTGTTGCCGAGGCGCAGCGTCGCCTGGCCGCCGACACCGACGAAGAACTGGCTCGCCTGACAGCGTTGCAAGCCGTGAACCCGACGGTGCGCGACAGCGAACTGGTTGCCCTGCGCAAGCAACGCGAGCAAGGCTTGGCCATGCTTGAAAAAGCGGCGTTGCGCCTGGAAGCGATTCGGGTGTTGGTGGCGGGTTAA
- a CDS encoding high-affinity branched-chain amino acid ABC transporter permease LivM, protein MTRNLRQALFSALLVWAVAYPVLGLKLTIVGINLEVHGTSTTTLITIALCSVLMFLRVLFDKSISAAWKSSPNMPVMPAKASNFLTLPTTQRWIIIALIIGALVWPFFGSRGAVDIATLVLIYVMLGLGLNIVVGLAGLLDLGYVGFYAVGAYSYALLSHYYGLSFWICLPIAGLMAATFGFLLGFPVLRLRGDYLAIVTLGFGEIIRLFLRNLTDLTGGPNGISNIPKPTLFGLTFDKTAAEGLQTFHEYFGLTYNPVNKVIFLYLIAVLLSLFALFVINRLLRMPLGRAWEALREDEIACRALGLNPTAIKLSAFTLGACFAGFAGSFFAARQGLVTPESFTFIESATILAIVVLGGMGSQLGVVLAATVMILLPEMMREFSEYRMLMFGALMVLMMIWRPQGLLPMQRPHMELRK, encoded by the coding sequence ATGACTAGGAATCTTAGACAGGCGTTGTTCAGCGCACTGTTAGTTTGGGCTGTGGCGTATCCGGTACTCGGGCTGAAGTTGACCATCGTCGGCATCAACCTGGAAGTCCATGGCACCAGCACCACCACGCTGATCACCATTGCCCTGTGCTCGGTACTGATGTTCCTGCGAGTGTTGTTCGACAAGTCGATCAGCGCGGCATGGAAATCCTCGCCGAACATGCCGGTGATGCCGGCCAAGGCCAGTAATTTCCTGACCCTGCCGACCACCCAGCGCTGGATCATCATTGCGCTGATCATCGGTGCGCTGGTCTGGCCGTTCTTCGGCTCGCGCGGTGCGGTGGATATTGCAACGCTGGTGCTGATCTACGTGATGCTGGGCCTGGGCCTGAACATCGTGGTCGGCCTGGCCGGCCTGCTCGACCTGGGTTATGTCGGTTTCTATGCCGTCGGTGCCTACAGTTATGCGTTGCTGTCGCACTACTACGGTCTGAGCTTCTGGATCTGCCTGCCGATTGCCGGCCTGATGGCGGCCACGTTCGGTTTCCTGCTGGGCTTCCCGGTGTTGCGTTTGCGTGGTGACTACCTGGCCATCGTGACCCTGGGCTTCGGTGAAATCATCCGGCTGTTCCTGCGTAACCTGACCGACCTCACCGGTGGCCCGAACGGCATCAGCAACATTCCCAAGCCAACACTTTTCGGACTGACCTTCGATAAAACGGCCGCAGAGGGATTGCAGACCTTCCACGAGTACTTCGGTCTGACCTACAACCCGGTGAACAAGGTGATCTTCCTTTACCTGATCGCGGTGTTGTTGTCGCTGTTCGCCCTGTTCGTCATCAATCGCTTGCTGCGCATGCCTCTGGGCCGTGCCTGGGAAGCACTGCGTGAAGACGAAATCGCCTGCCGGGCGCTGGGGCTGAACCCGACGGCGATCAAGCTTTCTGCGTTCACCCTGGGTGCCTGCTTCGCCGGTTTCGCCGGCAGCTTCTTCGCTGCGCGTCAGGGCCTGGTGACACCGGAGTCCTTCACCTTCATCGAGTCGGCGACCATCCTCGCCATCGTGGTGCTGGGCGGCATGGGTTCGCAACTGGGCGTCGTACTCGCCGCCACGGTGATGATCCTGCTGCCGGAAATGATGCGTGAGTTCAGTGAATACCGCATGTTGATGTTCGGCGCCTTGATGGTGCTGATGATGATCTGGCGCCCTCAAGGCCTGCTGCCCATGCAACGTCCTCACATGGAGCTGCGCAAATGA